The sequence GAGACTTAAGGGTCTTACAAGGGAAATGCTGTGCTCCATAGGCAGTTTAGTGATAGGAGGGTCACAGATGTCTGTGGAGTAGAGGTTCCTCACCCTCATACGTTATGCTCACTGATTGGAAGGTGGGAGTGCACTTGATGTCGGTAGGGTGCAGATGAAGCCAAGAAAGTCAAGAAGTGTGATGCAAATAGGTAACTTTACTAAAAGCATGGAGGTACAAAAACTTTAAACTTTGAGGCAGTTGCTGGTGGTTACTGGAGTTTCAAGGGTTAAACAGTGTTACTCTAGTTCTACACCCTGGGTTTCCTTATACCTAAAACAATATTCATTCTCAGCAGGTGACTTGCTCAGAGTTGTAGGGCTCAAAGTTTCCTATCGCAGGATGCAGGTCTGAGTGGTGACGTGACATGGTGGCAACCAATACTGGTCCCAGGCCAGAAGCCATGCTAGGACTGAGAGAAGCTACATAGTGGGAGTGGGATGTCTAGCTGGGAAccggccagcggggggggggggttaacttataCACTCGcggcaggatgtcaatcccgctgcgaatatgtattctcatagggatgaacaggCAATGGATCCACAgccgatttcgctgcaaattcgtagtgtgaaatcctctgcggTTCTAGTGTGTGGAGTCAAACATCAGGGTCAGATATCATTGTTGTTCATTGACTAATCACTGGGTCTATTACGGGGGGCAATAATCATCCTATGCACCTGATATTTGCCCCATGGATGGaaacctttagggtagcttcacatgtaccgtatgcacagcggatttcacgctgcaagtttgcagatcgtggtagtgtgaaggtgtatgggggttacatattcgcagcggaattttcattccactgcggctatgtaagccggcccctttaacctcccCCGCCGGCGGCAGCCCGCAGCCCTCAtctcggagcatacattacctgctcggcgctgccgctgtgtgtgaagctcccggctcccgtcgctccgccaatcagtgctgccgtgcaagGGGAGCcatgcggtacgtgtgaatgcatcctaaaCACCCATCTTAGTAAGTGTAAGTTATTGACTTAAAAGGATTAAACAAAtggggcatgggtctccaaactgcggcccttcagctgttgcaaaaccacaattcccatcatgcccggacagctacaGCTTTGGATTCGGCTGTCCAGTTATGATGGGAAATTTAgaattgcaatagctggagggcggcagtttggagacccaatgAATGGGGTGTGCTTTACTTTCTCCAATACATCCCCCTCTTTTCTCTTTTGTGCATTTACAGTGTTTGATATAGCAATTCACAAGAAATACTATTGTTATAGCCTAATGCAAAGAATTACCAACATTTCTCATTGTATTTGGAGTATTTTTTAATGataaatttacattattatttcaAAACCCTGGAAATTTTTATAGAGTTCACTTAGAATAATTATTTTTACAAACTATAGGAAAGGAAATgactaaataataaatatataatacttacaaaatatataaaaaaatttaaataaatttttaaatttaaataaaatttaaaatgatttttatatcaatttgaaataattttttgtagCAAAAGGCTGATTGGTGTTTACACTGTGGTAATCCATCAATATGCCAACAATGTACAGTATCATTATAATGTGTGCTATGTGTCATATCCAGCTACAAGCACaagccattatatacatacattacatacagacatTACCCTGAGATGATCCTGCTGACCCAATCTACATAGTAAAGCTGCTAAATGAAATATAGTTGTGCTCAATTGGTCAACATGAAACTTGGAAGCTGTGATAAACATTAACATGCCACCAATGTACAGTATGATTATGATGTGTGCTACGTGTCATATCcagctacaagtcccagccattatatacacacaataaATACAGACATTAGCCTAAATTAGACAATGATAATAATGAGATGATTCTGCTGACTCTGCCGCAATCTACATAGCAAAGCTGCAGAGATACTTTGTGATTGTTCTCCATTGGTCAACATGAAATTTCTTTTTTGAAATAGTCATAGAAAAACATCCATATTATTCCCAAAATTGGTTTACAAAGACATCATGTGAATGAAATGCCATTTTTTAAAACCATTTAAGCactggaaattttttatttatatattgcacTTTCCTCTAGAAGCCATAACTCTTTCACTTTTCCATCTAAAGAGCAGTATGGGAGGGTCTGTTTTTCCCCCAAGCAAACTATTCTTTGTAACAACACTCTTcactatatacaacaatatactgAGCAACTGTTTGTGaggtgaagtaaaaaaaaaaaaaaaaaaaaggtaatttagGAAATTTGAGATGGTTTCactcattgttattattataatgaTTACCaaaataaggccgggttcacacactgtaaaccacaagccgctctgtgacccagccgggtcacagaacagccaatgtcagtgaagatcatcctggatgaacctcatttgtgctgaattgtaatgcgggcacatccgtgtgcgcccgtatcccaattcaccatagcccacaatggagcgtgcagccgaagctgcactttacattgtgtgaactgacagttctgtgtggccgctattcaatgaatagtggccacacaaaactgacatggcagttttttctgtggccgctaggactcccggccagagtgtatactgtaAGAAGAGAACAAAAGTACTTTATTGCAACAGGTACAGAAGAAAATTCATGTTAGTCAAATAGTCCCAATGGGACTGGCGTTGAGTTTTATTTAGGGaagattattttttatatatttatttattatttttacactttttaggaCACCTCGAAGGCAAACATTGGATTGATCATATGGATCAATGCACTACATCTGTACTGTCTTAAATCTGTGCTCTATTGATAAAGCCATCCACAGACAGGTTGGCATCTTAATGGTTAGCTCTGTGACAAGTATTAGTGGTGGCCCCTAGCTGCTAAAAGCTTAGTATGCGGCAGGCTCAATCCCTAAACTCTTGCCACACCCACTAAATGGTCCAATGAGGAAAATAAACATCATTGACTATTATGAGGTTAAATCATGTTAAAGTTTAGGGTGTTTCTATATTGAAAACAGGAAAATACTTTACAAGTGTAGTAGTAGACTTGGGACAGATAGTACAGATGCCTACAATTCCCTGATGTTGTATTTGCTTATTTGCTTTAGTGTACTGATTAGCTATAActctatatatatgcaaaaaaggggtccgtggagcctcagttacgagtctcaaaacatgggaatagccagatatccctctctccagagaaggaagcccattgccaaggggtgcctcctagtggggagagcaccaaaccaccctgatacgtagtccctcaggtcctcactctgttgcgagctttgggacctaaatagggaaacaccagggtggcccctgtgagtcaaagtctaactctgtggccagtataacgacataagacaagggttactaaGGCTAGGCattcatccacagactgcagtttcggggtatttgcccctcgtcagtgtggagcaggattctggctactggggcattgataaatagaccaacaaaacacaacaatcactgaactcagggagaacagggaaaaattccaatggagtactcatttacaagtctccattgattgtcccatacaaaatttgaatatgcaaaaaaggggtccgtggagcctcagttacgagtctcaaaacacgggaatagccagatatccctctctccagagaaggaagcccattgccaaggggtgcctcctagtggggagagcaccaaaccaccctgatacgtagtccctcaggtcctcactctgttgcgagctttgggacctaaatagggaaacaccagggtggccctgtaagtctatatatttattttagctCTATACCTTTTTGTCAGAATTTTCATTATCTGATTATCTAAATATTTTCTACATTTATCTATGTAGTTGGTTGTTTTTCCCTGCAGCATCAGGGGATATTATATCTCTGACATACTCCGGATATTTCCTCCATGTGCACTCTTCCTCTCATTTtgtttataccccccccccccttccctgtttatcctttttgtaatttttagttttctcgttcttttaaaaaattcaataaaCTAGATGTGTTGAAAAAAAGGGAATATATTTTATACAGCTGTAGTGTGAGGCTGCTCATAATCCTCCTGTTCTCTCCATGGATCATTAGGTTGCTCACTTAGGGCTTTTTCAAGCCTGGACGGGATAGATCGACAGAAACCACATTTCAATTTTTGtcccataagaacataaatgacCGGATTAAGACAACTATTGAGACAAGCCAGGTTAATAATACTAATATCAACGATATACAATTCAGTGACATTTTCCCCATACAGGGGTGTTAGCGGCCAGATGTAATATGGAAGCCAACAGATGAAGAAACACAATATAACAGCTGTGATTATCCTGTATGGCCTCTGGGATCTCTTGGGTCTCTTACTTTTCTTAAGTTTAAGGAAAATTGTAAGATAACTGATCAAGATGATGGAAAAAGGGATCAGAAACATTACAAGTAACCTGATCAGTTGTATGGTCTGTTTTAGCTTACAGATATGGGTGCCGACATTGATAAGGGGACTAAATATACACCATTCAGTAACATCATAAAAAATGAgtccatataaaaaaaacaataaaacagaaATAAACAAACTCAGCAACCAAATGATAGCGGCGGTGATTCTCACGAGTTTATGTGTCCTATGAACTTTGGACCAAAATGGCCACATAACGGACACCCAGCGGTCAATACTCATGGCCGTCAAGAGAAGAACACTGGCGCTCATGTTAAGGTTAAATAGAATAATGCTTAATAAACAAAACATATCGTATGAGAGATAGAAAACCATCTCTGCGATTCGTAGAGGAAGAGAAGCGCAGCATAAGAAGTCCGCGATGGCCAAATCGAGGAACCACACGGCACTGACGGTCTTCTTCCTTCTGAATCCGGCAATCCAGATGACCAATCCATTGCCGATAGTCCCGAGAGCACAAATGATGCTGTATAAAATAATTGTTAGATCTTCAAAGCTCTCTTTTTCATCAAAACTTCTATAAACAGTTATGTTATTTGTTTCATAGTCCATGTCAAATGACCTTAAAAGACATGACAGGAAAGAAGTTTGGGTCATGAAAAATATAAAGGTTCGTAAGTATCTATAAAAAAGAAACATAGAAAACTGAGGCAAAAAACACATTATGGTTACTAAGTCACTCCCTTATACTCTATGCTCGCCCTTTTGAGAATAGGATAGTTTAGGGCTCCTTGTTTTAGTTATTATTTCATCAGGGTTCCTGGCACCATCCCCCACCTTCCTTTTTTTGGGTAGTGACTAgcgttgagcgagcactaaaatgctcaagttttTGTTACTCAAGTTGAGCATTTTATAATGTTAGAGtgcttgagtaacaaaccccattgaagtcaatgggagacttgagcctTGAACCAGGTGCCCAAAGTGCAGAGGATGCCTGGTTTACCTGACAACCTCAAAAactgacagtctggcccccagggggttatgtTAATCCTTTGGGAACCATGTTGTTTTTATACAGTTAGTGTACTATAATTATTATTCTTCCTTTGCCGCCAGCTTCTTTTGCGTATAATTACTTAACACAGCAtatttttgttttcattgttgCTGTTTtatgtttgaggctatgttcacacgctgtataaacaaTATCTGTTCAGCATGAACAGCCGCTTTTTTTACACTATCTACTGCCAGAATTAATGGTCATGATTATTATTTCGTCCAGAGGGAGCATTAAACAATGGGCGTTCCCATGAAATAACCATTGTTTCTAcagcatgggaacatagcctaaaatataaAACAGCAACAATGAATCAAAAAattgctgtgataagtaaatatacacaaaagaagctggtggCGAAGGAAGAACTCTGCATTGGCGGTGATCGCTATGCAGAATGCATAACATTGTGTTAGTCTATGTGTGGACATCCggtaattaatatgtaaatttaACTTTTGGGGTTCTCTAATAACAGACATCATATCATCTTCAGAAGGTTGCATGAGAAATTGtcattcttaggctgggttcacactacgttttttcaatctgttttgtttagttttttctatttttttttccaaaaatggataaaagactgatgaaaaaatggatgcaactgtgtgcatctgttttgatccatttttccattgactttcattagaaaaaaaaaacggatcaaaacggagacttttttttagcgtacacaaaaacgtggtcgacctcatttttgtgtccgttaaaaaaaactgatccggtttgatccgtttttttaaataatggaagtcaatggaaaaacggatgaaaacagatgcacacattcGCAGCtgctttttttcatcagttttttgcaaaaaacggattgcaaaaacgtagtgtgaacccaatctAACAAAACTGAAGGAAAGGTAAGAGTGAAAAATCTATGCATTGCAACAAACAGGACAATAGATGGAATTATCTTACtgatctctctctcttttttttttttgtgcagacgTGAATAGATCCAAACCTGATTTTCTCTTAATTATTAAAGCATGAGGTATAGAGGCTCACTGGTTGTGATGGAAAATTTCATCATAGACGTTCAGGTTTAAACCAGCACGATCCATTTCAACTTTCTATTTAAaggaaaaattaagaaaaataagaaacacagataattttattttatttttattttattttaccctTACCCCATTAATACACTAATACTTATTATACACTGATATTTATTGCATCACCATTTTGTCCAAGATGTTTAAACAAATTTATatggtcattaaaaaaaaactttttatactcTCCCAGCTCATTCCCCTGATCAGTTGGGATCTTAACACTCAAACCAAtaaaaactgttgacatgtcagtagtagtgatgagcaagtactaaaatgttcgggtgctcgttactcgagacaaatatttcccgtcactcgggtgctcatttcgagtaacgaaccccattgaagtcaatggaaaactcaagcatttttgcaggggactcaagctcggcagagggaaggtcgtgtgaaaacctgtcaacctcagaaaatgatggaaacaccacagaaatggacaggaaaaagcaggggcagcatgcatagacgcctctgaggctgcctaatcgcaccattgcgccaaattctgggcaatagTATGGCAGTGATAACACAgggaaggattaaaacagaggtagcatataaaccacccaaaaatttagcctgacacagcatggcggtgagaactcaatgaaccattaaaatagaggtagtatatgaaccaccccaaaatataGCCTGACACATCATGGcggggagaacacagggaaccattaaagcagaggtaggatatgaaccacccaaacactttgcctgacacagcatggcagtgagaacactgacttagtagtttttttttcttcttctaaattATAGGAATGCCTCAAAGTATTTTTGATATCCTGAATTCAAATAATGATTTAACCTAAAAATTATCTGTAGCTGCTGAACTCTGCTACACGGTTTTCGGGACTAAGGAAAAACTAAGAGCAAGGTTCCTCAAATGTGTAAACTGATGTAGAATTGTGAGAAACAGATCAATTAGAAATGAATTGTTTTCAgattttacaaataaataaatgaaaaatggaTTAGTTAAAATGGGAATATTTTTGCATATTGTAACTTTACAAATCATTGCATATATATTATTTAACTGGATTCATTTAGAAATTCATTGATATCTTACCTTAaacttcttttacttttttttccccacgtaGCATCTCCCGTTTTCTTTTTCTCCATCCACTATAGTCTACCAGAGGAAACAGTCGATGGTTGTATCTCCTTGTTCGGTTATAAAGCTGGCACATGACCATATTCTACTCACAGTTATTCAAGGGGTGCATGACTCATTGGCTGATAAGATGACTGATAGCTTCAACTAGAATGAGTAGTGAGAACTTAAAAGCCATAAACAAAAAATGAATATTTAAAGCAAAACTGCAGCTTATAAAGAACAATAATCCACAATGGCATGAATAAGAAAACATTTTAGAAAATATAGAAAGCAATATGACGGAGTCAAGGATTCACATGGGGATGAGCTGGCTCTTAGTGTTGGTATAGTTTCTTGGGATTCCTCAGTCCTTTGTCTCGATCAGTACTGAGGATGTAAAATAATAACCTCTATAACCATGGAAAGGCgaaaagtgatttaaaaaaataagtaagTCATATACAAATTTACTAATCTTGGATATTCACTAGTCCCTATATCCAAGTAGATGTTCTTGTAAAATATTTACAATGGGGAACATGAAGTACAAGTACGCCTGTCCTAAATTGCCCTGTCGAATTCACTAAGATTGCACAGCCCACAGTACAAATGTATGCAAAAGAATTGTAATTAAGCCATTAACAGATGAAAGAAGAGGAAGAGGCAAATCACATGTATCTACAGCCCACAGATGTACTCATTTTAGGGACGTGAATAGTTCTGCAcacaaaagaaaacaacactgtCAGCTATACACatagctgctataatgtgcctgcactcacactcagctacacacactgctgctataatgtgcctgtacttacactcagctacacacactgctactataatgtgcctgcactcacactcagctatacacactgctgctataatgtgcctgcactcacactcagctatacacactgctgctataatgtgcctgcactcacacttagctttatgctgtatagaaaagtttctgtcactgtcctcctgcacagctctgtggttctcacttcctgattggcccatgctgaacacacatcaCATTACATGGACttcttgttttaaaaaaatctatacatgttaaattacttttatattattttggtttaTTGTATGTAGCAGAAAGGTGCATGCTCCTTACAATCCATCAACATGCCACCAATATACAGTATCATTATAATGTGTGCTATGCATCATATACAGCTACAAGCCCCAGACATTATATACATACCTTACATATAGATATAACCCAAAATTAGACATTAATTATGATGAGATGATTTTGCCCCAATCTACACGGTAAAGCCGGTAAATGAGATGACTATTGAACTATTAAATGTGCTCTTttggtcgttttttttttttttttttaaatatagatagTCGTACAAAAAACATAACCATTGTATTGTCAAATAGGTTTCCAAGGTAAACATGATGGGAATTTAACCATTTAAGCACTGGAAATCTcagtttttacatttttctttatgTCTCCTTTCCATAACTCTTAATTTTTCGATCTATAGAGAAGTATGGGGGCTTGTTTAGTAGCGGATCAGATATGCTTTGTAACATGGTACATGTTTACATGGTAAAGTTGACATGTTATCTGTAATCTGTAATCTGTATTATCACTTTGGTATAATTCCAGCGATACCTAAGTTGTACCTAAATATAAGAAATgttcttaattatttttttttacattttcaggcccctataactttttttttttttaaatttccattTACGGAGCCTGAATGGGAGCTCTTAGCTCTTTTTTGTACCATAATCTTTCATTTTTATTGGCaccatattttttttagtttggaCCTTTAATCACATCATAATCCATATTTGACTGAGTATGATAGAAGAACAAAACACTAGACTGGCCACTggtactgtatgttttttttacattctcaCCATCCACCGCTAGATTTTGATAACATTAtgatttatgtttttttctttttaaccttttttatttagaaaatgggggggggggagtttacaTTTTATTAAGAGgaggattttatatttttaaaacctCTTATTATTTTCACACCTTTTTATTCACCTTGTGGGACTTGTTTGAGCAGTCATTATACTGCTCAgaaagatcaatgcagtacatctgTACAGCACTGAGTCATGAGATCTGCTCTCTGTGCTACAGCCTGCCACAGACAGGTTGCATCAATAAGTGGAATCTTAATGGGTAATAAACCAGCATGGCAATGACAGGTATTAGTGGTGGACCTAGTCACCAATAGCTGGGTAGGCAGCATGCTCAATTGCTAAGCCCTCTCTCCATACCCCTTAAAGGTCCAATGACGAAAATAAACATCATTGGTCAATaagtggttaaaggagaagtttggtgaaaataaaaggggggggggggtacatattAAACTAGGACAatctacctctccccatgcccgaaGTGCTGTGTCACAGGCTCTAGGACACCCTGCCGGAACTCATTTCCCCTTGAGTTCCTATGTCATCATAGGAAAATACCCAAccaagctgatggattgccccatcagacaatcagtgactgagccgcgttccaccccagtcactggctagctgagcaggcaatccatcagccaggtgtAGACGTTGCTGCTAAAGGAGATTCATAACCCGGCGGGAGTCCCGGAGCAGTAAGGCAGCGCTACAGAGGCACGGGGAGAAGTGAGcagaacttctttattatgttttcccCTGTGTCCTGGAAAACTATTATTTTCACTGGACTTTGCCGTTATATCATGTAAAATTTTGAAAGAAGTTTCAACAGCTTCAAAAAAAAGGTCTATTTTTATCCATGCTCATAATCTTCCTGTTCTCTCCATAGAACATTAAAgcgacccacaatctgaccccccaaaccgcctgTACCTTCGGagagctacttttaatccaagatctgtcctggggtccattcggcagaagatgcagtcattgtcctaaaaaaaaccttttaaacttgcagccctgtgccaaattggcatggcctagagtatgtgtaccctaggcttgcaccacctctccatccctcctccttaccctcctcatcattaggaatgccccaggcaggatttttcctattcatcacctgtctgaacactgcaaaggtgccttaacgatcccactcatgtgcagtgttcacacaggtgatgtttaggagaaaatgttctaggggcattcctaataatgagaagggcaatgaggagggatggagaggcagtgcaagcctagagcacacgtactctaggccatgccaacctgacacagggctgcagttttaaaagtagttttttaggacaataactgcatcacctgccgaatgaaccccaggacagatcttgaattaaaagcagctatctgaaggtacaaacgatttgggggtcagattgtgggtacagagtcactttaaggttgtTCTGTTAAGGCTTTTTCAAGCCTGGAGGGAATAGAACGACAGAATATAGAATTAACATTTTGgcccataagaacataaatgatTGGATTGATGCAACTGTTAAGACAAGCCAggttaataataatagtattaatTGTATAAAATTCAATTGCATCCTCATATAGGGGTGTTAGCGGCCAGATGTAATATGGACACCAGCAGATAAAGAAACACAATATAACAGCGGTGATGATCCTGTACGGCCTCTGGGATCTCTGGGGTCTCTTACTTTTTATAATTTTGAGGAAAATCATAACATAACTGATCAAGATGATCATAAAAGGGATCAGGAACATTATAAATAACCTGATCAGTTGTATTTTCTGTTTTAGTGTACAGCTATTTGCATCTAGACAGTCATAGGGATTTAATGTACACCATTCGTAAAACTCTTGAAAAATGAATTTGTAGAAATAATATATTAAACCAGTCACGACCAAACTCAGCAGCCAAATGATAGCGGCTGTGATTCTCAAAAGTTTATGTGTTCTATGAACTTTAGACCAAAATGGCCACATGACAGATACACAGCGGTCAATACTCATGGCGGTCAAGAGAAGAACACTGGCGCTCATGTTGAGATTGAAAAGAATCATGCTCAATATGCAAAAAAATTCTGAGTCTGGGTAATAGGAAAACATCTCTACAATTCGTAGAGGAAGAGAAGCGCAGCAGAGGAAGTCCGCGATGGCCAGATTGAGAAACCACACGGCACTGACTGTCTTCTTCATCCTGAATCCGGCAATCCAGATGACCAATCCATTACCGATAATCCCAAGAGCGGAAATGATGACGTATAAAGTAATTGTCATTTCCTCTAAACTGTATTGATCATCAAACTTTGTGTACACAGTTTTTGACCTTAAAAAGATATAATAGAGTAGAAGTTTGGTGCATGAAAAACGTATAGCTTCATAAGTATCTATACAAAGAAGTATGAGTGGAAAGCTGAGGCAAAAACCACACGGTACTAAGTCACCCCAACCAACACTCTGTACTCGCCCTTTCGAGAACAGGACATTTCTATTTATTACTTCATGACTACTTTTTTCTATGCTGAATAGACCCTGATCATGTCTTCGTTGCTGCCACCAatttcttgcatttttttttaagtagaaacATTTGTATCCATCTTTATCAAATACATACAGTAGAGTCAGATTATCATGTGAAATATCTATGTTGTGTTATTCTATTTGTGGTCATCCAGTGATTGCTAtgaaagggtatatgcacacaacgAAAATGATGTggataacttgccgcggattccgCCGCTCCCCCCGCGCTCCTGCTTGACactccacccgtcccatagactccattctatgcgcaggcagattctgccgtccgtcccagagaattgtcatgtcagttctttgagcagaaggcaaaatctgcctgaccatagaatggagtctatgggatgggcagagaGTGAATCGGGAgcacgggggtggggtggggggag is a genomic window of Dendropsophus ebraccatus isolate aDenEbr1 chromosome 12, aDenEbr1.pat, whole genome shotgun sequence containing:
- the LOC138768778 gene encoding C3a anaphylatoxin chemotactic receptor-like — protein: MVMCQLYNRTRRYNHRLFPLVDYSGWRKRKREMLRGEKKKVEMDRAGLNLNVYDEIFHHNQSFDMDYETNNITVYRSFDEKESFEDLTIILYSIICALGTIGNGLVIWIAGFRRKKTVSAVWFLDLAIADFLCCASLPLRIAEMVFYLSYDMFCLLSIILFNLNMSASVLLLTAMSIDRWVSVMWPFWSKVHRTHKLVRITAAIIWLLSLFISVLLFFLYGLIFYDVTEWCIFSPLINVGTHICKLKQTIQLIRLLVMFLIPFSIILISYLTIFLKLKKSKRPKRSQRPYRIITAVILCFFICWLPYYIWPLTPLYGENVTELYIVDISIINLACLNSCLNPVIYVLMGQKLKCGFCRSIPSRLEKALSEQPNDPWREQEDYEQPHTTAV
- the LOC138768779 gene encoding N-formyl peptide receptor 3-like encodes the protein MAYTESNNYYKIPDYNRSKTVYTKFDDQYSLEEMTITLYVIISALGIIGNGLVIWIAGFRMKKTVSAVWFLNLAIADFLCCASLPLRIVEMFSYYPDSEFFCILSMILFNLNMSASVLLLTAMSIDRCVSVMWPFWSKVHRTHKLLRITAAIIWLLSLVVTGLIYYFYKFIFQEFYEWCTLNPYDCLDANSCTLKQKIQLIRLFIMFLIPFMIILISYVMIFLKIIKSKRPQRSQRPYRIITAVILCFFICWCPYYIWPLTPLYEDAIEFYTINTIIINLACLNSCINPIIYVLMGQNVNSIFCRSIPSRLEKALTEQP